Proteins found in one Triticum urartu cultivar G1812 chromosome 4, Tu2.1, whole genome shotgun sequence genomic segment:
- the LOC125553970 gene encoding predicted GPI-anchored protein 58, translated as MSSLTWCPCAPGSSTTPASPTSSRRRASRQATPPEHQDSPAPRRRSEPCLLRRPRAALHCCFPCDPRALPPLLRCRRTTASLMRTSSASRAAPIRCPKAKQPACPAPASPRSALSRRPSVPALPASIIRPQCTGSAPPSLLFAGAPVPRIRRGAAVPSSSRALALSVQLRRCLPSTPLLDPLLQGRDDGRPRRALTSPARPSACVQPTGPGPMFGFVPEL; from the exons ATGAGCTCCCTCACATGGTGCCCTTGTGCACCGGGCTCTTCAACAACCCCTGCGTCGCCCACGTCAAGCCGCCGCCGCGCCAGTCGCCAAGCCACGCCGCCGGAGCACCAGGACTCTCCCGCACCTCGTCGCCGATCGGAACCGTGCCTCCTCCGCCGTCCCCGCGCTGCACTCCACTGCTGCTTCCCCTGCGACCCGAGAGCGTTGCCTCCTCTGCTTCGATGCAGGAGAACGACGGCCTCGCTCATGCGCACCTCCAGCGCCAGCAGGGCTGCGCCGATCCGCTGTCCCAAGGCCAAGCAGCCGGCTTGCCCTGCGCCTGCCTCCCCCAGATCAGCGTTGAGCCGGCGCCCTTCGGTCCCCGCGCTGCCGGCGAGCATCATTAGGCCCCAG TGCACAGGAAGTGCTCCGCCGTCGTTGCTGTTCGCCGGAGCACCGGTGCCCCGAATCCGTCGTGGCGCTGCCGTCCCGAGCTCCTCCCGCGCCCTTGCCTTGTCTGTGCAGCTGCGCCGCTGCCTGCCTTCGACCCCACTGCTCGATCCCCTGCTTCAAGGACGAGACGATGGACGCCCGCGCCGTGCGTTGACCTCGCCAGCAAGGCCCAGCGCCTGCGTCCAGCCGACCGGGccaggcccaat gttcggttttgttccggagttgtga